A window of the Streptomyces sp. Ag109_O5-10 genome harbors these coding sequences:
- a CDS encoding fatty acyl-AMP ligase — protein MARSLVELLTVHAQQQPDRTAYRYLLTGDCDGDTQEISYGQLARRSRAVAAWLQDRGLAGSRALLLHPPGLEFVSAFLGCLAAGVVAVPGVPPKGRSQNHRALIRMKRLMADSDAKVILGSREVIRASRTWTEHLPDLDAVTCVATEDIPDDAAGSWHAPDLTADSVAFLQYTSGSTSAPRGVAVTHGNLLDNERIITERMGHTPDVLAEHDGELILSWLPVYHDMGLMGPVLNTLYLGATATLFSPLHFLQSPDRWLTAISRYRPHTSGGPNFAYELCLKHATADLVDSLDLSAWKVAFNGAEPVRAATLRRFSQAFRAAGFRHQAFYPCYGLAEATLMVTGGAVDAPPTLLEAAETGPHAGEADAAAVGCGRPGAGITVVIADPDRQEELPEGEVGEIRVAGASVAKGYWRNTLATRETFRATLSGREGRFLRTGDLGFLRDGELFVTGRLKDLVVIDGRNHYPQDLELSAELSHPALRPGCTAAFSVDAGGVESEQVVVVAEVAPEAAGEAEKITDLVRSAIGQAHGLSVRDVVLVRPGTIPKTSSGKIQRHASRAAYLDGTLASVDVPVTG, from the coding sequence ATGGCTCGTTCCCTGGTCGAATTACTGACCGTACACGCCCAGCAACAGCCCGACCGCACCGCCTACCGGTACCTCCTCACCGGCGACTGCGACGGGGACACCCAGGAGATCTCGTACGGACAGCTGGCCCGCCGCTCCCGGGCCGTCGCCGCCTGGCTCCAGGACCGTGGCCTGGCCGGCTCGCGTGCCCTCCTGCTCCATCCGCCCGGCCTGGAGTTCGTCTCCGCCTTTCTGGGCTGCCTCGCCGCCGGCGTGGTCGCCGTGCCGGGGGTGCCCCCGAAGGGACGGTCGCAGAACCACCGCGCTCTCATCCGGATGAAGCGTCTGATGGCCGACTCCGACGCCAAGGTGATCCTCGGAAGCCGTGAAGTCATCCGCGCCTCGCGCACCTGGACCGAGCACCTGCCCGACCTGGACGCGGTCACCTGCGTCGCCACCGAGGACATCCCCGACGACGCGGCCGGCTCCTGGCACGCCCCGGACCTCACCGCCGACTCGGTGGCCTTCCTGCAGTACACCTCCGGCTCCACCTCCGCTCCGCGCGGTGTGGCGGTCACCCACGGCAACCTGCTGGACAATGAGCGGATCATCACCGAGCGGATGGGGCACACCCCGGACGTTCTCGCGGAGCACGACGGCGAATTGATCCTCAGCTGGCTCCCCGTGTACCACGACATGGGTCTCATGGGCCCGGTGCTGAACACGCTGTACCTGGGCGCCACGGCCACGCTCTTCTCGCCGCTGCACTTCCTGCAGAGCCCCGATCGCTGGCTGACCGCGATCAGCCGCTACCGGCCGCACACCAGCGGCGGCCCGAACTTCGCCTACGAGCTGTGTCTGAAGCACGCCACCGCCGACCTGGTCGACAGCCTCGACCTGAGCGCGTGGAAGGTCGCCTTCAACGGCGCCGAACCGGTGCGCGCGGCCACGCTGCGACGATTCAGCCAGGCCTTCCGCGCGGCCGGCTTCCGCCATCAGGCGTTCTACCCCTGCTACGGCCTGGCCGAGGCCACCTTGATGGTCACCGGCGGTGCGGTGGACGCCCCGCCCACCCTGCTGGAGGCCGCCGAGACCGGCCCGCACGCCGGCGAGGCGGACGCGGCCGCCGTGGGCTGCGGCCGGCCCGGGGCCGGGATCACCGTGGTGATCGCCGACCCCGACCGGCAGGAGGAACTGCCCGAGGGCGAGGTCGGCGAGATCCGGGTCGCCGGCGCGAGTGTGGCCAAGGGTTACTGGCGCAACACCCTTGCCACCCGCGAGACCTTCCGCGCCACCCTGTCCGGCCGCGAGGGCCGCTTCCTGCGCACGGGCGACCTCGGCTTCCTGCGGGACGGCGAACTGTTCGTCACCGGCCGCCTGAAGGACCTCGTCGTCATCGACGGGCGTAACCACTACCCGCAGGACCTGGAGCTGTCCGCGGAGTTGTCCCACCCGGCACTGCGGCCCGGCTGCACCGCGGCGTTCTCCGTGGACGCCGGCGGCGTGGAGAGCGAACAGGTCGTCGTGGTGGCCGAGGTGGCGCCCGAGGCGGCCGGCGAGGCCGAGAAGATCACCGACCTGGTGCGCAGCGCGATCGGTCAGGCCCATGGCCTGTCGGTGAGGGACGTGGTGCTGGTCCGCCCCGGCACCATCCCGAAGACGTCCAGCGGGAAGATCCAGCGCCACGCCTCCCGGGCGGCCTACCTCGACGGCACCCTCGCCTCGGTGGACGTGCCCGTCACGGGATGA
- a CDS encoding GAF domain-containing protein — translation MAATPTNSSGPESGIALRHLLLPPEDPQVRTRTERLRELGIEARPDTELDAFARKLAHRIGGCYAGVNFFLDADRQYFAGLYSVAQDTTVHVGPPLLEDPVPGRVMPRDIDMGICPHVVKRRRALVLEDIRDFPRFAGNPVVDAIGVHSYLGAPLIDSTGVVLGTICVVDQDPHPWGRTGLETIKAMAAELVERLEESARRRG, via the coding sequence ATGGCAGCGACACCGACCAACTCCTCCGGGCCTGAGTCCGGGATCGCCCTGCGACACCTGCTCCTCCCCCCGGAGGACCCACAGGTGCGTACCCGAACCGAGCGGCTGCGCGAGCTGGGCATCGAAGCCCGCCCGGATACGGAACTCGACGCCTTCGCGCGGAAGCTGGCACACCGTATCGGTGGCTGCTACGCCGGGGTCAACTTCTTCCTCGACGCCGACCGCCAGTACTTCGCGGGGTTGTACAGCGTCGCACAGGACACCACGGTCCACGTGGGACCGCCGTTGCTGGAGGACCCGGTGCCCGGCCGCGTCATGCCCCGCGACATCGACATGGGTATCTGCCCGCACGTGGTCAAGCGCCGCCGGGCGCTGGTGCTGGAAGACATCCGGGACTTCCCGCGGTTCGCCGGTAACCCCGTGGTCGACGCGATCGGCGTCCACTCCTACCTGGGCGCACCGCTGATAGACAGCACCGGCGTGGTGCTCGGCACGATCTGCGTGGTCGACCAGGACCCGCACCCATGGGGGCGTACGGGGCTGGAAACCATCAAGGCCATGGCGGCGGAACTGGTCGAACGGCTCGAGGAGTCGGCGCGCCGTCGCGGCTGA
- a CDS encoding ATP/GTP-binding protein gives MASSNDCDPLPANVLPVGIKVLVAGGFGVGKTTFVNALSEIEPLSTEELLTAVSAATDRLDGVENKATTTVALDFGRITLSPSHVLYLFGTPGQERFWFMWDELSEGALGAVVLADTRRLEHSFAAVDFFERRGIPFVVAVNEFDGAHRYRAEEVRTALDLRQEVPVVLCDARVQSAGIRVLLDLIQYLLTTRSSHGSDTDQLLRA, from the coding sequence ATGGCCTCCTCAAACGACTGTGATCCGCTGCCCGCCAATGTCCTGCCGGTGGGCATCAAGGTGCTCGTCGCCGGCGGGTTCGGCGTGGGAAAGACGACCTTCGTCAACGCGCTCAGCGAGATCGAGCCGCTGAGCACCGAGGAGCTGCTGACCGCGGTCAGCGCGGCCACGGACCGGCTGGACGGGGTGGAGAACAAGGCCACCACCACGGTGGCCCTGGACTTCGGCCGGATCACGCTCAGTCCGTCCCATGTCCTGTACTTGTTCGGCACGCCGGGACAGGAACGCTTCTGGTTCATGTGGGACGAGCTCTCCGAGGGAGCGCTCGGGGCGGTGGTCCTCGCCGACACCCGCAGGCTGGAGCACTCCTTCGCGGCGGTGGACTTCTTCGAGCGGCGCGGCATCCCCTTCGTCGTCGCCGTCAACGAGTTCGACGGCGCCCACCGCTACCGCGCGGAGGAGGTGCGGACCGCTCTCGACCTCAGGCAGGAGGTGCCGGTGGTGCTGTGCGACGCCCGCGTCCAGAGCGCGGGCATCCGCGTGCTGCTCGACCTGATTCAGTATCTGCTCACGACAAGGAGTTCCCATGGCAGCGACACCGACCAACTCCTCCGGGCCTGA
- a CDS encoding DUF742 domain-containing protein: MTPVLPDGPLIDEAVGRLVRPYTVSDGRTRATSHFTLVTVVRATGAQTQGAFGLDHAQVLALCERPVSVAEVAARMQVPAAVVKVLLSDLAEGGAVVAGDAPPPAPGHSARPDRDLLEAVRDGLLKRL; this comes from the coding sequence ATGACGCCGGTCCTCCCCGACGGACCGCTGATCGACGAAGCGGTCGGGCGGCTGGTCCGTCCCTACACCGTGAGCGACGGCCGGACCAGGGCCACGTCCCACTTCACGCTCGTGACCGTGGTGCGGGCCACCGGCGCCCAGACGCAGGGCGCCTTCGGCCTGGACCACGCGCAGGTGCTGGCGCTGTGCGAGCGGCCGGTGAGCGTAGCCGAGGTCGCGGCCCGGATGCAGGTGCCCGCCGCCGTGGTCAAGGTGCTGCTGTCCGATCTGGCCGAGGGCGGCGCGGTGGTCGCCGGTGATGCGCCCCCGCCTGCCCCGGGCCACTCCGCACGACCTGATCGAGACCTCCTGGAAGCGGTACGCGATGGCCTCCTCAAACGACTGTGA
- a CDS encoding roadblock/LC7 domain-containing protein has translation MASEDLSWLLTGLVNRVPHTRSALLLSSDGLVKAAEGLDGDAADQLAALASGLYSLARSAGRHFDDGGDVRQIVTELSSSLLFVSSAGHGAVLAVLAGREADAAVLGYEMGMMVKSVRPHLATPPRHPVG, from the coding sequence GTGGCGAGCGAAGACCTTTCCTGGCTGTTGACGGGTCTGGTGAACCGGGTGCCACACACCCGAAGTGCCTTGTTGCTGTCCTCGGACGGACTGGTGAAGGCAGCGGAGGGGCTCGACGGCGACGCCGCGGACCAGTTGGCCGCCCTTGCCAGCGGGCTGTACTCGTTGGCGCGCAGCGCGGGCCGGCACTTCGACGACGGCGGTGACGTGCGACAGATCGTGACGGAACTCAGCTCCTCGCTGCTGTTCGTCTCGTCCGCCGGGCACGGCGCGGTGCTGGCGGTGCTGGCCGGACGCGAGGCGGACGCAGCGGTACTGGGCTACGAGATGGGGATGATGGTGAAGAGCGTGCGCCCGCACCTGGCCACACCGCCCCGGCACCCGGTGGGATAA